A DNA window from Paralichthys olivaceus isolate ysfri-2021 chromosome 11, ASM2471397v2, whole genome shotgun sequence contains the following coding sequences:
- the LOC109645562 gene encoding von Willebrand factor A domain-containing protein 5A-like isoform X1: MECCGLLTAEKEPVPLKSIEVELEVRDHVATVVSTLSYENKEDKPLEAVFVFPLPGDAAVCHFSAQIGQTQIIAVVKEKQQAHEEYDDALSSGQQAFLLEESEQSPDIFTLSVGSLPPGESASVRLEYVTELAVQADDGLRFCLPAVLNPRYQPQGSGGASVQVTSVPASLVPYSLSFSVRVSSPRPVSKVESSSSLEPLQYLNTEQTQATVKLAAGHKFDRDVELLIYYKDAHQPTAVVEAGQASAEPGSLMGDPVVMLSLYPEFPQSVMSSLASCGEFVLLLDRSGSMGCPMSGGKQTETRIASARDTLMLLLKSLPMGCYFNIYSFGSSFQHIFPKSVEYSEKSLEEALKTVQAMQADLGGTEIIEPLKHIYSQPCIPNQPRQLFVFTDGEVCNTKEVINLVKKNSGSHRCFSFGIGEGASSALINGLAKEGGGHAQFITGSDRMQPKVMQSLKFSLQPAVKDISVKWDLPNIVSVTLLSPPITAIFQGQRSLIYAQLSGQSSNAAEGCVTVKYSLAGHPSENKLHFTLKPAEDTGLTVHKLGARTLIRSLEMDKGDGEGQCDEGVKEKVVELSVQSGVSSSFTAFIAVNKGNNEPIQGPLMRRNIPTPMMWSISQSFMASAPAVQYGNKLGSMPVLSWACFSIDSAPAVLVACKKGASSQAKSGGFFPGIKKKFQAVGKQKKSSLGMRAAPHQAPRQDGMSSSMYDSTYSSLGENDCTLSIQPPRDPLLQLVSLQKASGCWLLDPDLAAVLGKTSEEVENTKPPLVNQAVWATILALIWLHGFKMDAKEEWELLAMKAVSWLRAQNAPSKCVEAGNTLLGCNVQKDALGL, translated from the exons ATGGAGTGCTGTGGACTACTTACTGCCGAGAAGGAACCAG TTCCCCTGAAGAGCAttgaggtggagctggaggtgagGGACCATGTGGCGACAGTGGTCTCCACTCTGAGCTACGAGAACAAGGAGGACAAACCTCTGGAGGCTGTTTTTGTCTTCCCTCTGCCTGGAGACGCTGCTGTCTGTCACTTCAGTGCTCAGATTGGACAGACACAGATTATAGCTGTGGTTAAGGAGAAACAGCAG GCTCATGAGGAGTATGATGATGCGCTGAGCTCCGGTCAGCAGGCCTTCCTGTTAGAGGAGAGCGAGCAGAGTCCAGATATATTCACTCTGAGTGTGGGCAGTCTGCCTCCAGGAGAGAGCGCCTCCGTCAGGCTGGAGTACGTCACTGAGCTGGCTGTGCAGGCGGATGACGGGCTGAGGTTTTGTCTGCCTGCTGTGCTCAACCCTCGCTACCAACCTCAAG GTAGTGGAGGTGCCAGTGTGCAGGTGACCTCTGTTCCAGCCTCTCTGGTTCCCTACagtctgtctttttctgtccGAGTGTCGTCTCCTCGTCCAGTCTCTAAAGTAGAGTCCAGCTCCTCTCTGGAGCCTCTCCAGTACCTCAACACGGAGCAGACCCAGGCCACG GTCAAGTTGGCTGCAGGACACAAGTTTGACAGAGATGTTGAGCTGCTGATTTATTACAAAGATGCTCACCAGCCCACTGCTGTGGTGGAGGCAGGACAGGCCTCTGCTGAACCTG GGAGTCTGATGGGTGACCCAGTCGTGATGCTGAGCCTGTACCCTGAGTTCCCCCAGTCTGTGATGTCTTCACTCGCCTCATGTGGAGAGTTCGTGCTCCTACTGGATCGATCTGGGAGTATGGGTTGTCCGATGAGTGGCGGCAAGCAAACGGAAACTCGAATTGCCAGTGCAAGG GATACTCTAATGCTCCTGTTGAAGAGCTTACCAATGGGCTGCTACTTCAACATCTACAGTTTTGGCTCGAGCTTTCAACACATCTTCCC TAAGAGTGTGGAGTACAGTGAGAAGAGCTTAGAAGAGGCTCTGAAGACAGTCCAAGCGATGCAGGCGGATCTGGGAGGAACAGAGATCATTGAACCcctcaaacacatttacagccaGCCCTGCATTCCCAATCAACCTAGACAa cttttTGTCTTCACTGACGGAGAGGTGTGCAATACCAAAGAAGTGATCAATCTGGTGAAGAAGAATTCAGGTTCCCACAG GTGTTTCTCTTTTGGCATCGGGGAAGGGGCCAGCTCTGCTCTTATCAATGGGTTGGCCAAGGAAGGAGGAGGTCATGCTCAGTTcatcacaggaagtgacagGATGCAACCCAAA GTGATGCAGTCACTGAAATTTTCTCTCCAGCCAGCAGTGAAGGACATCTCAGTCAAGTGGGATTTGCCAAATATAGTGTCTgtcactcttctctctccaccaatcacagcaaTTTtccagggtcagaggtcactgatTTATGCACAGCTCAGCGGACAG AGTTCAAATGCAGCAGAGGGCTGTGTGACGGTGAAGTACAGCCTGGCAGGTCATCCCTCTGAGAACAAGCTCCACTTCACTCTCAAACCTGCAGAGGACACTGG ATTAACAGTCCACAAATTAGGTGCTCGGACTCTGATCCGTTCCCTGGAGATGGACAAGGGAGATGGCGAGGGACAGTGTGATGAGGgggtgaaggagaaggtggTAGAGCTCAGTGTCCAATCAGGAGTGAGCAGTTCCTTCACAGCCTTCATTGCTGTCAACAAAGGCAACAATGAGCCGATTCAAGGACCTCTGATGCGCAGAAATATACCAACACCCA TGATGTGGTCGATTTCCCAGTCTTTTATGGCCTCTGCTCCTGCTGTACAGTATG GAAATAAGTTGGGATCGATGCCGGTGCTCAGCTGGGCTTGCTTTTCGATAGATTCTGCTCCTGCTGTACTCG TAGCTTGTAAGAAGGGAGCAAGTTCTCAAGCAAAGTCTGGCGGCTTTTTTCCTGGTATCAAGAAGAAATTCCAAGCTGtggggaaacaaaaaaaatcttcgCTGGGAATGAGAGCTGCCCCCCATCAGGCTCCAAGACAGGATGGGATGTCCAGCTCCATGTATGATTCAACTT actCAAGTCTTGGAGAAAATGACTGCACCCTATCCATACAGCCACCCAGAGACCCTTTGCTGCAGCTGGTGTCCCTGCAGAAGGCATCTGGCTGCTGGTTGCTTGATCCGGATCTGGCTGCTGTACTGGGAAAGACCAGCGAGGAGGTGGAGAACACAAAGCCTCCATTG GTGAACCAGGCAGTGTGGGCCACCATTCTGGCTCTGATCTGGCTTCATGGCTTCAAGATGGATGCAAAGGAAGAGTGGGAGCTTCTGGCTATGAAGGCTGTGTCCTGGCTTCGTGCTCAGAACg caccATCAAAGTGTGTGGAAGCTGGAAACACACTGTTGGGTTGCAATGTGCAGAAAGATGCCCTGGGGCTCTGA
- the LOC109645562 gene encoding von Willebrand factor A domain-containing protein 5A-like isoform X2, with the protein MECCGLLTAEKEPVPLKSIEVELEVRDHVATVVSTLSYENKEDKPLEAVFVFPLPGDAAVCHFSAQIGQTQIIAVVKEKQQAHEEYDDALSSGQQAFLLEESEQSPDIFTLSVGSLPPGESASVRLEYVTELAVQADDGLRFCLPAVLNPRYQPQGSGGASVQVTSVPASLVPYSLSFSVRVSSPRPVSKVESSSSLEPLQYLNTEQTQATVKLAAGHKFDRDVELLIYYKDAHQPTAVVEAGQASAEPGSLMGDPVVMLSLYPEFPQSVMSSLASCGEFVLLLDRSGSMGCPMSGGKQTETRIASARDTLMLLLKSLPMGCYFNIYSFGSSFQHIFPKSVEYSEKSLEEALKTVQAMQADLGGTEIIEPLKHIYSQPCIPNQPRQLFVFTDGEVCNTKEVINLVKKNSGSHRCFSFGIGEGASSALINGLAKEGGGHAQFITGSDRMQPKVMQSLKFSLQPAVKDISVKWDLPNIVSVTLLSPPITAIFQGQRSLIYAQLSGQSSNAAEGCVTVKYSLAGHPSENKLHFTLKPAEDTGLTVHKLGARTLIRSLEMDKGDGEGQCDEGVKEKVVELSVQSGVSSSFTAFIAVNKGNNEPIQGPLMRRNIPTPMMWSISQSFMASAPAVQYGNKLGSMPVLSWACFSIDSAPAVLACKKGASSQAKSGGFFPGIKKKFQAVGKQKKSSLGMRAAPHQAPRQDGMSSSMYDSTYSSLGENDCTLSIQPPRDPLLQLVSLQKASGCWLLDPDLAAVLGKTSEEVENTKPPLVNQAVWATILALIWLHGFKMDAKEEWELLAMKAVSWLRAQNAPSKCVEAGNTLLGCNVQKDALGL; encoded by the exons ATGGAGTGCTGTGGACTACTTACTGCCGAGAAGGAACCAG TTCCCCTGAAGAGCAttgaggtggagctggaggtgagGGACCATGTGGCGACAGTGGTCTCCACTCTGAGCTACGAGAACAAGGAGGACAAACCTCTGGAGGCTGTTTTTGTCTTCCCTCTGCCTGGAGACGCTGCTGTCTGTCACTTCAGTGCTCAGATTGGACAGACACAGATTATAGCTGTGGTTAAGGAGAAACAGCAG GCTCATGAGGAGTATGATGATGCGCTGAGCTCCGGTCAGCAGGCCTTCCTGTTAGAGGAGAGCGAGCAGAGTCCAGATATATTCACTCTGAGTGTGGGCAGTCTGCCTCCAGGAGAGAGCGCCTCCGTCAGGCTGGAGTACGTCACTGAGCTGGCTGTGCAGGCGGATGACGGGCTGAGGTTTTGTCTGCCTGCTGTGCTCAACCCTCGCTACCAACCTCAAG GTAGTGGAGGTGCCAGTGTGCAGGTGACCTCTGTTCCAGCCTCTCTGGTTCCCTACagtctgtctttttctgtccGAGTGTCGTCTCCTCGTCCAGTCTCTAAAGTAGAGTCCAGCTCCTCTCTGGAGCCTCTCCAGTACCTCAACACGGAGCAGACCCAGGCCACG GTCAAGTTGGCTGCAGGACACAAGTTTGACAGAGATGTTGAGCTGCTGATTTATTACAAAGATGCTCACCAGCCCACTGCTGTGGTGGAGGCAGGACAGGCCTCTGCTGAACCTG GGAGTCTGATGGGTGACCCAGTCGTGATGCTGAGCCTGTACCCTGAGTTCCCCCAGTCTGTGATGTCTTCACTCGCCTCATGTGGAGAGTTCGTGCTCCTACTGGATCGATCTGGGAGTATGGGTTGTCCGATGAGTGGCGGCAAGCAAACGGAAACTCGAATTGCCAGTGCAAGG GATACTCTAATGCTCCTGTTGAAGAGCTTACCAATGGGCTGCTACTTCAACATCTACAGTTTTGGCTCGAGCTTTCAACACATCTTCCC TAAGAGTGTGGAGTACAGTGAGAAGAGCTTAGAAGAGGCTCTGAAGACAGTCCAAGCGATGCAGGCGGATCTGGGAGGAACAGAGATCATTGAACCcctcaaacacatttacagccaGCCCTGCATTCCCAATCAACCTAGACAa cttttTGTCTTCACTGACGGAGAGGTGTGCAATACCAAAGAAGTGATCAATCTGGTGAAGAAGAATTCAGGTTCCCACAG GTGTTTCTCTTTTGGCATCGGGGAAGGGGCCAGCTCTGCTCTTATCAATGGGTTGGCCAAGGAAGGAGGAGGTCATGCTCAGTTcatcacaggaagtgacagGATGCAACCCAAA GTGATGCAGTCACTGAAATTTTCTCTCCAGCCAGCAGTGAAGGACATCTCAGTCAAGTGGGATTTGCCAAATATAGTGTCTgtcactcttctctctccaccaatcacagcaaTTTtccagggtcagaggtcactgatTTATGCACAGCTCAGCGGACAG AGTTCAAATGCAGCAGAGGGCTGTGTGACGGTGAAGTACAGCCTGGCAGGTCATCCCTCTGAGAACAAGCTCCACTTCACTCTCAAACCTGCAGAGGACACTGG ATTAACAGTCCACAAATTAGGTGCTCGGACTCTGATCCGTTCCCTGGAGATGGACAAGGGAGATGGCGAGGGACAGTGTGATGAGGgggtgaaggagaaggtggTAGAGCTCAGTGTCCAATCAGGAGTGAGCAGTTCCTTCACAGCCTTCATTGCTGTCAACAAAGGCAACAATGAGCCGATTCAAGGACCTCTGATGCGCAGAAATATACCAACACCCA TGATGTGGTCGATTTCCCAGTCTTTTATGGCCTCTGCTCCTGCTGTACAGTATG GAAATAAGTTGGGATCGATGCCGGTGCTCAGCTGGGCTTGCTTTTCGATAGATTCTGCTCCTGCTGTACTCG CTTGTAAGAAGGGAGCAAGTTCTCAAGCAAAGTCTGGCGGCTTTTTTCCTGGTATCAAGAAGAAATTCCAAGCTGtggggaaacaaaaaaaatcttcgCTGGGAATGAGAGCTGCCCCCCATCAGGCTCCAAGACAGGATGGGATGTCCAGCTCCATGTATGATTCAACTT actCAAGTCTTGGAGAAAATGACTGCACCCTATCCATACAGCCACCCAGAGACCCTTTGCTGCAGCTGGTGTCCCTGCAGAAGGCATCTGGCTGCTGGTTGCTTGATCCGGATCTGGCTGCTGTACTGGGAAAGACCAGCGAGGAGGTGGAGAACACAAAGCCTCCATTG GTGAACCAGGCAGTGTGGGCCACCATTCTGGCTCTGATCTGGCTTCATGGCTTCAAGATGGATGCAAAGGAAGAGTGGGAGCTTCTGGCTATGAAGGCTGTGTCCTGGCTTCGTGCTCAGAACg caccATCAAAGTGTGTGGAAGCTGGAAACACACTGTTGGGTTGCAATGTGCAGAAAGATGCCCTGGGGCTCTGA
- the LOC109645562 gene encoding von Willebrand factor A domain-containing protein 5A-like isoform X3, which yields MECCGLLTAEKEPVPLKSIEVELEVRDHVATVVSTLSYENKEDKPLEAVFVFPLPGDAAVCHFSAQIGQTQIIAVVKEKQQAHEEYDDALSSGQQAFLLEESEQSPDIFTLSVGSLPPGESASVRLEYVTELAVQADDGLRFCLPAVLNPRYQPQGSGGASVQVTSVPASLVPYSLSFSVRVSSPRPVSKVESSSSLEPLQYLNTEQTQATVKLAAGHKFDRDVELLIYYKDAHQPTAVVEAGQASAEPGSLMGDPVVMLSLYPEFPQSVMSSLASCGEFVLLLDRSGSMGCPMSGGKQTETRIASARDTLMLLLKSLPMGCYFNIYSFGSSFQHIFPKSVEYSEKSLEEALKTVQAMQADLGGTEIIEPLKHIYSQPCIPNQPRQLFVFTDGEVCNTKEVINLVKKNSGSHRCFSFGIGEGASSALINGLAKEGGGHAQFITGSDRMQPKVMQSLKFSLQPAVKDISVKWDLPNIVSVTLLSPPITAIFQGQRSLIYAQLSGQSSNAAEGCVTVKYSLAGHPSENKLHFTLKPAEDTGLTVHKLGARTLIRSLEMDKGDGEGQCDEGVKEKVVELSVQSGVSSSFTAFIAVNKGNNEPIQGPLMRRNIPTPRNKLGSMPVLSWACFSIDSAPAVLVACKKGASSQAKSGGFFPGIKKKFQAVGKQKKSSLGMRAAPHQAPRQDGMSSSMYDSTYSSLGENDCTLSIQPPRDPLLQLVSLQKASGCWLLDPDLAAVLGKTSEEVENTKPPLVNQAVWATILALIWLHGFKMDAKEEWELLAMKAVSWLRAQNAPSKCVEAGNTLLGCNVQKDALGL from the exons ATGGAGTGCTGTGGACTACTTACTGCCGAGAAGGAACCAG TTCCCCTGAAGAGCAttgaggtggagctggaggtgagGGACCATGTGGCGACAGTGGTCTCCACTCTGAGCTACGAGAACAAGGAGGACAAACCTCTGGAGGCTGTTTTTGTCTTCCCTCTGCCTGGAGACGCTGCTGTCTGTCACTTCAGTGCTCAGATTGGACAGACACAGATTATAGCTGTGGTTAAGGAGAAACAGCAG GCTCATGAGGAGTATGATGATGCGCTGAGCTCCGGTCAGCAGGCCTTCCTGTTAGAGGAGAGCGAGCAGAGTCCAGATATATTCACTCTGAGTGTGGGCAGTCTGCCTCCAGGAGAGAGCGCCTCCGTCAGGCTGGAGTACGTCACTGAGCTGGCTGTGCAGGCGGATGACGGGCTGAGGTTTTGTCTGCCTGCTGTGCTCAACCCTCGCTACCAACCTCAAG GTAGTGGAGGTGCCAGTGTGCAGGTGACCTCTGTTCCAGCCTCTCTGGTTCCCTACagtctgtctttttctgtccGAGTGTCGTCTCCTCGTCCAGTCTCTAAAGTAGAGTCCAGCTCCTCTCTGGAGCCTCTCCAGTACCTCAACACGGAGCAGACCCAGGCCACG GTCAAGTTGGCTGCAGGACACAAGTTTGACAGAGATGTTGAGCTGCTGATTTATTACAAAGATGCTCACCAGCCCACTGCTGTGGTGGAGGCAGGACAGGCCTCTGCTGAACCTG GGAGTCTGATGGGTGACCCAGTCGTGATGCTGAGCCTGTACCCTGAGTTCCCCCAGTCTGTGATGTCTTCACTCGCCTCATGTGGAGAGTTCGTGCTCCTACTGGATCGATCTGGGAGTATGGGTTGTCCGATGAGTGGCGGCAAGCAAACGGAAACTCGAATTGCCAGTGCAAGG GATACTCTAATGCTCCTGTTGAAGAGCTTACCAATGGGCTGCTACTTCAACATCTACAGTTTTGGCTCGAGCTTTCAACACATCTTCCC TAAGAGTGTGGAGTACAGTGAGAAGAGCTTAGAAGAGGCTCTGAAGACAGTCCAAGCGATGCAGGCGGATCTGGGAGGAACAGAGATCATTGAACCcctcaaacacatttacagccaGCCCTGCATTCCCAATCAACCTAGACAa cttttTGTCTTCACTGACGGAGAGGTGTGCAATACCAAAGAAGTGATCAATCTGGTGAAGAAGAATTCAGGTTCCCACAG GTGTTTCTCTTTTGGCATCGGGGAAGGGGCCAGCTCTGCTCTTATCAATGGGTTGGCCAAGGAAGGAGGAGGTCATGCTCAGTTcatcacaggaagtgacagGATGCAACCCAAA GTGATGCAGTCACTGAAATTTTCTCTCCAGCCAGCAGTGAAGGACATCTCAGTCAAGTGGGATTTGCCAAATATAGTGTCTgtcactcttctctctccaccaatcacagcaaTTTtccagggtcagaggtcactgatTTATGCACAGCTCAGCGGACAG AGTTCAAATGCAGCAGAGGGCTGTGTGACGGTGAAGTACAGCCTGGCAGGTCATCCCTCTGAGAACAAGCTCCACTTCACTCTCAAACCTGCAGAGGACACTGG ATTAACAGTCCACAAATTAGGTGCTCGGACTCTGATCCGTTCCCTGGAGATGGACAAGGGAGATGGCGAGGGACAGTGTGATGAGGgggtgaaggagaaggtggTAGAGCTCAGTGTCCAATCAGGAGTGAGCAGTTCCTTCACAGCCTTCATTGCTGTCAACAAAGGCAACAATGAGCCGATTCAAGGACCTCTGATGCGCAGAAATATACCAACACCCA GAAATAAGTTGGGATCGATGCCGGTGCTCAGCTGGGCTTGCTTTTCGATAGATTCTGCTCCTGCTGTACTCG TAGCTTGTAAGAAGGGAGCAAGTTCTCAAGCAAAGTCTGGCGGCTTTTTTCCTGGTATCAAGAAGAAATTCCAAGCTGtggggaaacaaaaaaaatcttcgCTGGGAATGAGAGCTGCCCCCCATCAGGCTCCAAGACAGGATGGGATGTCCAGCTCCATGTATGATTCAACTT actCAAGTCTTGGAGAAAATGACTGCACCCTATCCATACAGCCACCCAGAGACCCTTTGCTGCAGCTGGTGTCCCTGCAGAAGGCATCTGGCTGCTGGTTGCTTGATCCGGATCTGGCTGCTGTACTGGGAAAGACCAGCGAGGAGGTGGAGAACACAAAGCCTCCATTG GTGAACCAGGCAGTGTGGGCCACCATTCTGGCTCTGATCTGGCTTCATGGCTTCAAGATGGATGCAAAGGAAGAGTGGGAGCTTCTGGCTATGAAGGCTGTGTCCTGGCTTCGTGCTCAGAACg caccATCAAAGTGTGTGGAAGCTGGAAACACACTGTTGGGTTGCAATGTGCAGAAAGATGCCCTGGGGCTCTGA
- the LOC109645562 gene encoding von Willebrand factor A domain-containing protein 5A-like isoform X4, with the protein MECCGLLTAEKEPVPLKSIEVELEVRDHVATVVSTLSYENKEDKPLEAVFVFPLPGDAAVCHFSAQIGQTQIIAVVKEKQQAHEEYDDALSSGQQAFLLEESEQSPDIFTLSVGSLPPGESASVRLEYVTELAVQADDGLRFCLPAVLNPRYQPQGSGGASVQVTSVPASLVPYSLSFSVRVSSPRPVSKVESSSSLEPLQYLNTEQTQATVKLAAGHKFDRDVELLIYYKDAHQPTAVVEAGQASAEPGSLMGDPVVMLSLYPEFPQSVMSSLASCGEFVLLLDRSGSMGCPMSGGKQTETRIASARDTLMLLLKSLPMGCYFNIYSFGSSFQHIFPKSVEYSEKSLEEALKTVQAMQADLGGTEIIEPLKHIYSQPCIPNQPRQLFVFTDGEVCNTKEVINLVKKNSGSHRCFSFGIGEGASSALINGLAKEGGGHAQFITGSDRMQPKVMQSLKFSLQPAVKDISVKWDLPNIVSVTLLSPPITAIFQGQRSLIYAQLSGQSSNAAEGCVTVKYSLAGHPSENKLHFTLKPAEDTGLTVHKLGARTLIRSLEMDKGDGEGQCDEGVKEKVVELSVQSGVSSSFTAFIAVNKGNNEPIQGPLMRRNIPTPRNKLGSMPVLSWACFSIDSAPAVLACKKGASSQAKSGGFFPGIKKKFQAVGKQKKSSLGMRAAPHQAPRQDGMSSSMYDSTYSSLGENDCTLSIQPPRDPLLQLVSLQKASGCWLLDPDLAAVLGKTSEEVENTKPPLVNQAVWATILALIWLHGFKMDAKEEWELLAMKAVSWLRAQNAPSKCVEAGNTLLGCNVQKDALGL; encoded by the exons ATGGAGTGCTGTGGACTACTTACTGCCGAGAAGGAACCAG TTCCCCTGAAGAGCAttgaggtggagctggaggtgagGGACCATGTGGCGACAGTGGTCTCCACTCTGAGCTACGAGAACAAGGAGGACAAACCTCTGGAGGCTGTTTTTGTCTTCCCTCTGCCTGGAGACGCTGCTGTCTGTCACTTCAGTGCTCAGATTGGACAGACACAGATTATAGCTGTGGTTAAGGAGAAACAGCAG GCTCATGAGGAGTATGATGATGCGCTGAGCTCCGGTCAGCAGGCCTTCCTGTTAGAGGAGAGCGAGCAGAGTCCAGATATATTCACTCTGAGTGTGGGCAGTCTGCCTCCAGGAGAGAGCGCCTCCGTCAGGCTGGAGTACGTCACTGAGCTGGCTGTGCAGGCGGATGACGGGCTGAGGTTTTGTCTGCCTGCTGTGCTCAACCCTCGCTACCAACCTCAAG GTAGTGGAGGTGCCAGTGTGCAGGTGACCTCTGTTCCAGCCTCTCTGGTTCCCTACagtctgtctttttctgtccGAGTGTCGTCTCCTCGTCCAGTCTCTAAAGTAGAGTCCAGCTCCTCTCTGGAGCCTCTCCAGTACCTCAACACGGAGCAGACCCAGGCCACG GTCAAGTTGGCTGCAGGACACAAGTTTGACAGAGATGTTGAGCTGCTGATTTATTACAAAGATGCTCACCAGCCCACTGCTGTGGTGGAGGCAGGACAGGCCTCTGCTGAACCTG GGAGTCTGATGGGTGACCCAGTCGTGATGCTGAGCCTGTACCCTGAGTTCCCCCAGTCTGTGATGTCTTCACTCGCCTCATGTGGAGAGTTCGTGCTCCTACTGGATCGATCTGGGAGTATGGGTTGTCCGATGAGTGGCGGCAAGCAAACGGAAACTCGAATTGCCAGTGCAAGG GATACTCTAATGCTCCTGTTGAAGAGCTTACCAATGGGCTGCTACTTCAACATCTACAGTTTTGGCTCGAGCTTTCAACACATCTTCCC TAAGAGTGTGGAGTACAGTGAGAAGAGCTTAGAAGAGGCTCTGAAGACAGTCCAAGCGATGCAGGCGGATCTGGGAGGAACAGAGATCATTGAACCcctcaaacacatttacagccaGCCCTGCATTCCCAATCAACCTAGACAa cttttTGTCTTCACTGACGGAGAGGTGTGCAATACCAAAGAAGTGATCAATCTGGTGAAGAAGAATTCAGGTTCCCACAG GTGTTTCTCTTTTGGCATCGGGGAAGGGGCCAGCTCTGCTCTTATCAATGGGTTGGCCAAGGAAGGAGGAGGTCATGCTCAGTTcatcacaggaagtgacagGATGCAACCCAAA GTGATGCAGTCACTGAAATTTTCTCTCCAGCCAGCAGTGAAGGACATCTCAGTCAAGTGGGATTTGCCAAATATAGTGTCTgtcactcttctctctccaccaatcacagcaaTTTtccagggtcagaggtcactgatTTATGCACAGCTCAGCGGACAG AGTTCAAATGCAGCAGAGGGCTGTGTGACGGTGAAGTACAGCCTGGCAGGTCATCCCTCTGAGAACAAGCTCCACTTCACTCTCAAACCTGCAGAGGACACTGG ATTAACAGTCCACAAATTAGGTGCTCGGACTCTGATCCGTTCCCTGGAGATGGACAAGGGAGATGGCGAGGGACAGTGTGATGAGGgggtgaaggagaaggtggTAGAGCTCAGTGTCCAATCAGGAGTGAGCAGTTCCTTCACAGCCTTCATTGCTGTCAACAAAGGCAACAATGAGCCGATTCAAGGACCTCTGATGCGCAGAAATATACCAACACCCA GAAATAAGTTGGGATCGATGCCGGTGCTCAGCTGGGCTTGCTTTTCGATAGATTCTGCTCCTGCTGTACTCG CTTGTAAGAAGGGAGCAAGTTCTCAAGCAAAGTCTGGCGGCTTTTTTCCTGGTATCAAGAAGAAATTCCAAGCTGtggggaaacaaaaaaaatcttcgCTGGGAATGAGAGCTGCCCCCCATCAGGCTCCAAGACAGGATGGGATGTCCAGCTCCATGTATGATTCAACTT actCAAGTCTTGGAGAAAATGACTGCACCCTATCCATACAGCCACCCAGAGACCCTTTGCTGCAGCTGGTGTCCCTGCAGAAGGCATCTGGCTGCTGGTTGCTTGATCCGGATCTGGCTGCTGTACTGGGAAAGACCAGCGAGGAGGTGGAGAACACAAAGCCTCCATTG GTGAACCAGGCAGTGTGGGCCACCATTCTGGCTCTGATCTGGCTTCATGGCTTCAAGATGGATGCAAAGGAAGAGTGGGAGCTTCTGGCTATGAAGGCTGTGTCCTGGCTTCGTGCTCAGAACg caccATCAAAGTGTGTGGAAGCTGGAAACACACTGTTGGGTTGCAATGTGCAGAAAGATGCCCTGGGGCTCTGA